In Nicotiana tabacum cultivar K326 chromosome 2, ASM71507v2, whole genome shotgun sequence, the following proteins share a genomic window:
- the LOC107818683 gene encoding laccase-7-like translates to MGHQVFLFACTIIALLASYSSLASAAVVEHSFHVQNRTITRLCRRQLITAVNGSLPGPTIRVNEGDTLVVHVFNLSPYNLTIHWHGVFQLLSGWADGPEFATQCPIRPGHSYTYKFNVTGQEGTLWWHAHVSWLRATVHGALIIRPKKGNSYPFPKPYREVPILLGEWWNANVVDVENQGLASGAAPNNSDAYTINGWPGDLYPCSSNKTYKLTVKHGKTYLLRIINAALNNQLFFKIANHKMKVVAVDAAYTDPYVTDVVVIGPGQTTDVLLTADQAPASYYMAANPYASAAGVPFDNTTTRGIIIYEGAQTSTPIMPILPAFNDTPTAHKFFTNLTGLVTGPFWTPPPRKVDEHMFITIGLGLTACNRPGNATCGGPNGQRFAASMNNASFQFPNKISMLEAFFYNVNGVYTTDFPNQPPLKFDYTNANNSMNPAIIMTTKSTKVKKVKFNATVEIVFQNTALIGIENHPIHLHGFNFYVLAQGFGNYNPAVDRKKFNLFNPQERNTIGVPVGGWAVIRFRANNPGVWLMHCHLDVHLPWGLATSFVVENGPTPSTRLPPPPPDLPKC, encoded by the exons ATGGGGCATCAGGTTTTCTTGTTTGCTTGCACCATAATAGCTCTTCTAGCTTCTTACTCCTCATTGGCTTCAGCTGCAGTTGTTGAGCATTCTTTTCAT GTGCAAAACCGTACTATAACGAGACTTTGCCGTAGACAATTGATCACTGCTGTAAATGGAAGTCTTCCTGGTCCAACCATACGTGTAAACGAAGGAGACACCCTTGTTGTTCATGTCTTCAACCTTTCACCTTATAATCTCACTATTCATTG GCATGGAGTTTTTCAGCTACTGAGTGGGTGGGCTGATGGACCCGAATTTGCGACCCAGTGCCCGATCCGACCCGGACATAGCTACACTTACAAGTTTAACGTAACGGGTCAAGAAGGGACACTTTGGTGGCATGCACATGTTTCATGGCTTAGAGCCACGGTTCATGGTGCACTCATTATTCGACCCAAAAAAGGAAACTCTTATCCTTTCCCTAAACCTTACAGAGAAGTCCCTATCCTTTTAG GAGAATGGTGGAATGCAAATGTTGTGGACGTGGAGAATCAAGGGCTAGCTAGTGGTGCTGCACCTAATAACTCTGATGCTTACACTATTAATGGATGGCCAGGCGATCTTTACCCTTGCTCTTCTAATA AAACATACAAGTTGACAGTGAAACATGGGAAAACATATCTCCTTCGTATTATCAACGCTGCACTCAATAACCAGCTCTTTTTTAAGATCGCCAACCATAAGATGAAAGTTGTCGCGGTTGATGCAGCTTACACTGATCCTTATGTTACCGACGTAGTCGTCATCGGACCGGGCCAGACGACCGATGTCCTCTTGACGGCCGATCAGGCGCCGGCGTCATACTACATGGCGGCTAACCCCTACGCTAGTGCAGCCGGGGTACCATTTGACAACACAACCACAAGAGGAATTATAATATATGAAGGTGCACAAACATCAACTCCAATAATGCCAATTTTACCAGCCTTTAATGACACACCAACAGCCCATAAATTCTTCACCAATTTAACTGGGCTTGTAACTGGGCCGTTTTGGACACCTCCACCTCGTAAAgtggatgaacatatgtttattACTATTGGGCTGGGCCTAACTGCTTGTAATAGACCAGGAAATGCAACATGTGGAGGCCCAAATGGACAAAGATTTGCTGCTAGTATGAACAATGCATCTTTCCAATTTCCTAACAAGATTTCAATGTTGGAGGCATTTTTCTACAATGTGAATGGAGTTTACACCACTGATTTCCCAAACCAACCACCACTGAAATTTGACTACACAAATGCTAATAATAGCATGAATCCTGCTATTATAATGACTACAAAGTCTACTAAAGTGAAGAAAGTTAAGTTCAATGCAACAGTTGAGATTGTGTTCCAAAATACTGCTTTGATTGGGATTGAAAATCATCCTATTCACTTGCATGGATTTAACTTCTATGTCTTGGCTCAAGGATTTGGAAATTATAATCCCGCGGTTGATCGGAAAAAATTTAACCTTTTCAATCCACAAGAACGTAACACTATTGGTGTTCCTGTTGGAGGATGGGCTGTCATTAGATTCCGAGCAAATAATCCAG GTGTATGGTTGATGCATTGTCATTTGGATGTTCACTTGCCTTGGGGATTAGCCACATCTTTTGTTGTTGAGAATGGGCCAACACCATCAACTAGGCTACCTCCTCCTCCACCAGATCTACCTAAATGCTAg